One Dysidea avara chromosome 7, odDysAvar1.4, whole genome shotgun sequence genomic region harbors:
- the LOC136262391 gene encoding SAP30-binding protein-like, producing the protein MSGLVLDYSSGDSEISDEEDEYASKMGESAPPGLVSSGLGIPHIRNLSTDYTEEFSVPVVQSAPLVAYGPDDDHDVPRESITSYLDDSTAMVLDDSGSLENEDYESGLLADEDEDDDNDDSHLSKYSVELPPEPPGRCSKLLQDKVIQILEKKKRFGSNPSANIMKRKDFRNPSIYEKLVQFLNLDEYGTNYPKERFDPHEWSEESYYDNLAKAQKEHHEKKERAKLSRTQVDFVAGSSTKRSISAPAAATTDAKRQRKSKWDLHNSNSSSKGNSPEPKVGAQALANAAQLNAELNKLGNR; encoded by the exons ATGTCTGGTTTGGTATTGGATTATTCTAGCGGAGACTCAGAGATATCGGATGAAGAAGACGAGTATGCATCAAAAATGGGCGAATCAGCTCCACCTGGATTGG TTTCATCAGGATTGGGGATACCACACATAAGGAATCTCAGTACAGACTACACTGAAGAGTTTTCAGTTCCAGTAGTGCAGTCAGCTCCGTTGGTAGCTTATGGTCCTGACGATGATCATGACGTACCCAGAGAGTCTATAACA TCTTATCTTGATGATTCTACTGCTATGGTGTTGGATGATAGTGGCAGTTTGGAGAATGAG GACTATGAGTCAGGCCTGTTAGCTGATgaagatgaagatgatgacaatgatgattcACACCTTAGCAAGTACAGTGTAGAGTTGCCACCTGAGCCTCCAGGAAGATGTTCAAAACTATTACAG GATAAAGTGATTCAAATTCTGGAGAAAAAGAAACGTTTTGGTAGTAACCCAAGTGCAAATATAATGAAAAGGAAAGATTTCAGGAATCCCAg TATTTATGAGAAACTGGTACAGTTCTTAAATCTTGATGAGTATGGTACCAACTATCCAAAAGAACGATTTGATCCTCATGAGTGGTCTGAAGAGTCATACTATGATAATTTAG CTAAAGCACAAAAGGAACATCATGAGAAGAAAGAGAGGGCAAAACTCAGTAGGACACAAGTAGACTTTGTGGCTGGTTCAAGCACCAAGAGGTCCATATCAGCTCCAGCAGCTGCTACTACAG ATGCAAAAAGACAGCGTAAGAGCAAGTGGGATCTACACAATAGCAATTCATCTAGCAAAGGCAATAGCCCTGAACCAAAAGTCGGTGCTCAAGCACTGGCTAATGCTGCACAATTAAATGCTGAACTAAACAAATTGGGAAATAGATAA